AGGAGCTGGGCGAGGACGAGACAGGCGCGTTCTTGGTGTGGGGCGATCCCGCACTGTACGACAGCACGCTCGGCATCCTGGAGGAAATCCTGGACCGGGGCGCGGTGACGTTCGCCTACGACGTCGTGCCCGGCATCAGCAGCGTCTCCGCGCTCGTCGCCCGGCATCGTACGGGGCTGAACCGCGTCGCGCGGCCCGTCCAGATCACCACGGGCCGCCGCCTGGCGGAGGGCTTCCCCGACGGGGTCGACGACGTGGTGGTCATGCTCGACGCCCACCAGACCTTCCGGCAGTACGCCGAGGAGGACATCGACATCTACTGGGGCGCCTACATAGGCACGCCCGACGAGATCCTCGCCTCCGGTCCCCTGGCCGAGGCGGCTCCCCGTATCGAGCGGCTGCGGGCCGAGGCCCGGGAGCGCAAGGGATGGATCATGGACACGTATCTGCTGCGCAGGCATCCGCGGAGCTAAGGCCACCAACGGGGGATCCGTCAGCGCGGGCTGAAGGCCAGCCGGGTCAGGGCCGCCGCGACGTCGGGTACGGCGGTCACGCCGTCCGGGAGTACGGGGCGGCGGACGACGACCACGGGGAGGCCGAGGTCACGGGCGGCGACGAGTTTGGCCGCCGTGGCGTCTCCCCCACTGTCCTTGGTCACCAGGACGTCGATGCGGTGCTCCCGCAGCAGGGTCCTCTCACCGTCCAGCGTGAACGGACCGCGCGCCAGCAGCACTTCGGCGTCGGCGGGCAGGGGCGGCTCGGGCGCCTCCACCGACCGTACGAGAAAGTGTAGTTCGGGCAGGTCGGTGAAGGCCGCAAGGCTCAGGCGGCCCGTGGTGAGGAAGACCCGGCGGCCCAACTCCGGGAGCAGCGCGGCGGCTTCGGCGAGGGAGGCCACCCAGTGCCACCCGTCGCCGTCGCCGGCGCGCCAGCCCGGGCGACGCAGCACCACAGCCGGGACTCCGGTCGCCGCCGCGGCCCGTGCGGCGTTGGCCGTGAT
This genomic interval from Streptomyces dengpaensis contains the following:
- the cobF gene encoding precorrin-6A synthase (deacetylating), which translates into the protein MRKIQVIGIGAGDPDQLTLQAVKALRSTDVFFILDKGEVKSDLVQLRRDILDAHRPEGAYRLVEARDPDRDRSAGGAAYSPAVGDWRSARADIYERLIAEELGEDETGAFLVWGDPALYDSTLGILEEILDRGAVTFAYDVVPGISSVSALVARHRTGLNRVARPVQITTGRRLAEGFPDGVDDVVVMLDAHQTFRQYAEEDIDIYWGAYIGTPDEILASGPLAEAAPRIERLRAEARERKGWIMDTYLLRRHPRS
- a CDS encoding cobalt-precorrin-6A reductase; the encoded protein is MSPHVLVLGGTTEARELAAELAARPGVRVTTSLAGRVSRPGALEGDVRIGGFGGAEGLAAWLREHGVDAVVDATHPFASGITANAARAAAATGVPAVVLRRPGWRAGDGDGWHWVASLAEAAALLPELGRRVFLTTGRLSLAAFTDLPELHFLVRSVEAPEPPLPADAEVLLARGPFTLDGERTLLREHRIDVLVTKDSGGDATAAKLVAARDLGLPVVVVRRPVLPDGVTAVPDVAAALTRLAFSPR